From Aquabacter sp. L1I39, the proteins below share one genomic window:
- a CDS encoding branched-chain amino acid ABC transporter permease, with translation MNILLQLVVSGIAVGMIYGVIAFSYQLTFVTSKTLNFGQGEALMLGALVGLTTINFLIGQALGNWLAYLLMLPVVFVFGMAQGTVVEWLGVRRAVEAKSEAGWIMATIALGIIFRNLAENIWGRDALRFPSPLPEAALNIGPIRVQPMEIAIVLGALAMMLAVEVFNRRTIYGKAVVATANDKDAADLMGINTRRVITFSYALSSTTAALAGVLIAPVTLTGATMGAALGLKAFAVAIIGGLSSGMGVIVGGLILGITETLTGYYISTGYKDVPGLVLLLLVLSLKPSGLFGRAAIKKV, from the coding sequence ATGAACATCCTGTTGCAGCTCGTCGTCAGCGGCATCGCCGTCGGCATGATCTATGGCGTCATCGCCTTCAGCTACCAGCTCACCTTCGTCACCTCCAAGACGCTGAATTTCGGCCAGGGCGAGGCGCTGATGCTGGGGGCCCTGGTGGGGCTCACCACCATCAATTTCCTCATCGGTCAGGCGCTGGGCAACTGGCTCGCCTATCTGCTCATGCTACCGGTGGTGTTCGTCTTCGGCATGGCCCAAGGCACGGTGGTGGAGTGGCTGGGCGTGCGACGCGCCGTGGAGGCGAAGTCCGAGGCGGGCTGGATCATGGCCACCATCGCGCTCGGCATCATCTTCCGCAATTTGGCCGAGAACATCTGGGGCCGCGACGCGCTGCGCTTTCCCTCCCCCCTGCCCGAGGCGGCGCTGAACATCGGCCCCATCCGCGTACAGCCCATGGAGATCGCCATCGTGCTCGGCGCGCTGGCCATGATGCTGGCGGTGGAGGTGTTCAACCGCCGCACCATCTACGGCAAGGCCGTGGTCGCCACCGCCAATGACAAGGACGCGGCCGACCTGATGGGCATCAATACGCGCCGCGTCATCACCTTCTCCTACGCGCTCTCCTCCACCACCGCGGCGCTGGCCGGCGTGCTCATCGCCCCGGTGACGCTCACCGGGGCCACCATGGGCGCGGCGCTGGGGCTGAAGGCCTTTGCGGTGGCCATCATTGGCGGCCTGTCCAGCGGCATGGGCGTGATCGTGGGCGGTCTTATCCTCGGTATCACCGAGACGCTGACCGGCTACTACATTTCCACCGGCTACAAGGACGTGCCCGGCCTCGTCCTCCTGCTCCTCGTCCTGTCCCTGAAGCCGTCCGGCCTGTTCGGCCGCGCTGCCATCAAGAAGGTCTGA
- a CDS encoding branched-chain amino acid ABC transporter ATP-binding protein/permease, producing the protein MPLKLAGAVLGLAVLLVLPFAVTSPYYLHLMVTIAIYAILLLGLDVVFGYTGEVSIGHAALFGIGAYTAGVLSMHFGIGFWPALPLGVIMAALFGVILAFPALRVNGPYLAMVTLAFGTIVQILINEMSDLTNGPLGIKLSTPLFLDLRDWGSTIPLFDMSLKRMKEVEYYYICAIALVLALVVINRILASHLGRAFEALRDSPIASDCMGVSVYKHKVLAFVVSAGFAGLAGVLFAYSEQYIAPNNFGFELSVQFLLAVTVGGRKSRLGPILGAVIIVFLPNLLADINLFRQIAGLVAVIAVIAGIRAFFAEPDRRLKNAIPVALCIGFFIFSLMLEKITDYKLTVFGMMILFVVYYLPEGIVGFLKRTAIKLWPRLFHAHAVIDATAAKTAVTTAGASGPGVLLETDGVVMQFGGLRALDRVSIAVKPGTIHGLIGPNGSGKSTMMNVLTGIYVPTGGAIRFKGQDIAGRKSAAIATDGIARTFQNVQLFGELTLIENVLVGLHHTYRATFLEVALGLPRIRREERAARERAMGLLAFVGLQDLANEEARNLPYGKQRLLEIARALALDPQLLLLDEPAAGLTAPDIRVLMEIIRKVRDAGITIVLIEHHMDVVMGVCDMVSVLDFGQKIAEGRPAEVQADERVIEAYLGGAALAAE; encoded by the coding sequence ATGCCGCTGAAACTTGCCGGCGCCGTTCTCGGCCTTGCTGTCCTGCTCGTCCTGCCCTTCGCGGTGACAAGCCCCTATTACCTGCACCTGATGGTGACCATCGCCATCTATGCCATCCTGCTGCTCGGCCTCGACGTGGTGTTTGGCTATACGGGCGAAGTCTCCATCGGCCATGCGGCGCTGTTCGGCATCGGCGCCTATACGGCCGGCGTGCTGTCCATGCATTTCGGGATCGGCTTCTGGCCGGCCTTGCCGCTGGGCGTCATCATGGCTGCCCTGTTCGGCGTCATCCTGGCCTTCCCGGCGCTGCGCGTGAACGGGCCTTACCTCGCCATGGTGACGCTCGCCTTTGGCACCATTGTGCAAATCCTCATCAATGAGATGAGCGATCTCACCAACGGGCCGCTGGGCATCAAGCTGTCGACGCCGCTCTTCCTGGACCTGCGGGACTGGGGCAGCACCATTCCGCTGTTCGACATGTCGCTGAAGCGCATGAAGGAAGTGGAATATTACTACATCTGCGCCATCGCCTTGGTGCTGGCACTGGTGGTCATCAACCGCATCCTCGCCTCGCACCTCGGGCGCGCCTTCGAGGCGCTGCGCGACAGCCCCATCGCCTCGGACTGCATGGGGGTGAGCGTCTACAAGCACAAGGTGCTGGCCTTCGTGGTGAGCGCGGGCTTTGCGGGGCTTGCCGGGGTGCTCTTTGCCTATTCGGAGCAATATATCGCGCCGAACAATTTCGGTTTCGAGCTCTCCGTCCAGTTCCTGCTGGCGGTGACGGTGGGCGGGCGCAAGTCGCGCCTGGGGCCGATCCTCGGCGCGGTCATCATCGTCTTCCTGCCCAACCTGCTGGCGGACATCAACCTGTTCCGCCAGATCGCGGGGCTCGTGGCGGTGATCGCCGTGATTGCCGGAATCCGCGCCTTCTTCGCCGAGCCGGACCGGCGGCTGAAGAATGCCATCCCCGTGGCGCTATGCATCGGCTTCTTCATCTTCTCGCTGATGCTGGAGAAGATCACCGACTACAAGCTCACCGTCTTCGGTATGATGATCCTGTTCGTGGTCTATTATTTGCCCGAAGGCATTGTGGGCTTCCTCAAGCGCACGGCCATCAAGCTCTGGCCGCGGTTGTTCCATGCCCATGCGGTGATCGACGCCACCGCCGCCAAGACGGCGGTCACCACCGCCGGCGCGTCCGGACCCGGCGTGCTCCTGGAGACGGACGGGGTGGTCATGCAGTTCGGGGGCCTTCGGGCGCTGGACCGGGTGTCCATCGCCGTGAAGCCGGGCACCATCCACGGCCTCATCGGTCCGAACGGCTCGGGCAAGAGCACCATGATGAACGTGCTCACCGGCATCTATGTGCCCACCGGCGGCGCCATCCGCTTCAAGGGACAGGACATTGCCGGCCGCAAGTCGGCGGCCATCGCCACCGACGGCATCGCCCGCACCTTCCAGAACGTGCAGCTCTTCGGCGAGCTGACGCTGATCGAGAACGTGCTGGTGGGCCTCCACCACACCTATCGGGCGACCTTCCTGGAGGTGGCCCTTGGCCTGCCCCGCATCCGCCGGGAAGAGCGGGCGGCGCGCGAGCGGGCCATGGGGCTGCTCGCCTTCGTGGGCCTTCAGGACCTCGCCAATGAGGAGGCGCGCAACCTGCCCTATGGCAAGCAGCGCCTGCTGGAAATCGCCCGCGCGCTGGCGCTGGACCCGCAGCTCCTGCTGCTGGACGAGCCCGCCGCCGGCCTCACCGCGCCCGACATCCGCGTGCTCATGGAGATCATCCGCAAGGTGCGCGACGCAGGCATCACCATCGTGCTCATCGAGCATCACATGGATGTGGTCATGGGGGTCTGCGACATGGTGAGCGTGCTGGACTTCGGCCAGAAGATTGCCGAAGGCCGGCCGGCCGAGGTGCAGGCCGACGAACGGGTCATCGAGGCCTATCTGGGCGGCGCCGCCCTGGCCGCGGAATGA
- a CDS encoding 2-hydroxychromene-2-carboxylate isomerase, with amino-acid sequence MADPIRFYFDFSSPYAWFALDRLEHLARMHQREIVWRPVLLWAVFKAQGIPVPLEAPAKRAYLIADMERSAAFYGVPFRLPDVLGVSTHLAARLFYAMTQDRPHIAPALARTLLRAHLAENRPLTEEAVLLACAAAFGWGPEEARAALQAAACKQQLVAAVDEAVALGVIGSPFFVVDGEGFFGVDRLPHVAWRLAGSGQGGQNDR; translated from the coding sequence ATGGCCGATCCCATCCGCTTCTATTTCGACTTTTCCTCGCCTTATGCCTGGTTCGCGCTCGATCGTCTTGAGCACCTGGCGCGGATGCATCAGCGGGAGATTGTGTGGCGTCCCGTTCTGCTGTGGGCCGTCTTCAAGGCGCAGGGCATTCCCGTGCCGCTGGAGGCACCGGCCAAGCGCGCCTATCTCATCGCCGACATGGAACGCTCGGCGGCCTTTTACGGCGTGCCCTTCCGCTTGCCAGACGTGCTCGGGGTCTCCACGCATCTGGCCGCGCGGCTCTTTTATGCCATGACACAGGACCGGCCCCACATCGCACCCGCCTTGGCGCGCACCCTTCTGCGCGCCCATCTTGCCGAAAACCGGCCTTTGACCGAGGAGGCCGTCCTGCTGGCGTGCGCCGCCGCCTTTGGCTGGGGACCCGAGGAGGCGCGCGCGGCGCTTCAGGCTGCGGCCTGCAAGCAGCAGCTTGTCGCGGCGGTGGATGAGGCGGTGGCGCTCGGCGTCATCGGCTCGCCCTTCTTCGTCGTGGACGGCGAGGGCTTTTTTGGCGTCGATCGCCTGCCGCACGTGGCCTGGCGGCTCGCCGGTTCAGGACAGGGAGGGCAAAATGACCGATAG
- a CDS encoding ABC transporter substrate-binding protein: MRLKWILTAAAVSFAMAGAAIAADPIKIGLSGPFTGGSSSMGVSMRDGVKLAVAEINKNGGVLGRPLVLVERDDEAKNEVSVQIAQELINKEEVIATLGFINTGVALASQRFYQEAEIPVINNVATGTAITQQFLPPKDKANYIFRTSANDTIQSAMIAEEAVKRQGFKKPAILADSTNYGQLGRQDLEKALATMGIKPVATEKFNIGDTDMTAQLLRAKEAGADVILTYAIGPELAQIANGMAKLGWKVPMIGSWTLSMASFIDTAGANGEGAMMPQTFIQLGDTPKRKAFIDAYQAAYKVDRIPSPVSAAQGYDSVYLLAAAITQAGSTDGKKVREALENLKTKVEGVVTIYDKPFSATDHEAITSNIPVFGVVKGGRVVAAHPEDIAGDKAVRVKPATN; the protein is encoded by the coding sequence ATGCGACTGAAGTGGATCCTCACGGCGGCCGCCGTGAGCTTTGCTATGGCCGGCGCCGCGATTGCGGCCGACCCCATCAAGATCGGTCTCTCCGGCCCCTTTACCGGCGGCTCCTCGTCCATGGGCGTCTCCATGCGCGACGGCGTGAAGCTGGCGGTGGCGGAGATCAACAAGAATGGCGGCGTTCTCGGCCGCCCCCTCGTGCTCGTGGAGCGGGACGACGAGGCCAAGAACGAGGTCAGCGTCCAGATCGCCCAGGAGCTGATCAACAAGGAAGAGGTGATCGCCACCCTCGGCTTCATCAATACCGGCGTCGCGCTCGCCTCGCAGCGCTTCTATCAGGAAGCCGAGATTCCGGTCATCAACAACGTCGCCACCGGCACCGCCATCACCCAGCAGTTCCTGCCGCCGAAGGACAAGGCGAACTACATCTTCCGCACCTCTGCCAATGACACCATCCAGAGCGCCATGATCGCCGAGGAAGCGGTGAAGCGGCAGGGCTTCAAGAAGCCGGCCATCCTCGCCGACAGCACCAATTACGGCCAGCTCGGTCGCCAGGACCTGGAAAAGGCGCTGGCCACCATGGGCATCAAGCCGGTGGCCACCGAGAAGTTCAACATCGGCGACACCGACATGACCGCGCAGCTGCTGCGCGCCAAGGAAGCCGGCGCCGACGTGATCCTGACCTATGCCATCGGCCCGGAACTGGCGCAGATCGCCAACGGCATGGCCAAGCTCGGCTGGAAGGTGCCCATGATCGGGTCCTGGACCCTGTCCATGGCCAGCTTCATCGACACGGCCGGCGCCAATGGCGAGGGCGCGATGATGCCCCAGACCTTCATCCAGCTGGGTGATACCCCGAAGCGGAAGGCCTTCATCGACGCCTATCAGGCCGCCTACAAGGTGGACCGCATCCCCTCCCCGGTCTCCGCCGCGCAGGGCTATGACTCGGTCTATCTGCTGGCCGCCGCCATCACCCAGGCCGGCTCCACCGACGGCAAGAAGGTGCGCGAGGCACTGGAAAACCTGAAGACCAAGGTGGAAGGCGTCGTCACCATCTATGACAAGCCCTTCAGCGCCACCGACCATGAGGCCATCACGTCCAACATCCCGGTGTTCGGCGTGGTGAAGGGGGGCCGCGTGGTGGCCGCCCATCCCGAAGACATTGCCGGCGACAAGGCGGTGCGGGTGAAGCCCGCCACCAACTGA
- a CDS encoding ABC transporter ATP-binding protein — MLEVKDLVAGYGKVQVLHGLSLKVEEGQLVTLIGSNGAGKTTTLRALSGMIAPQSGSIRLGGEEIGGLPSYGITRKGMAHSPEGRRVFPTLSVTDNLLLGAFPRLTGSRPRGDVDNDLSRMFALFPRLQERRDQLAGTLSGGEQQMLAMARALMLNPRVLLLDEPSMGLAPRLVAEVFATITRLKEQKITMLLVEQFAAAALEVADFGYVLENGRLSASGPAAQLRDDPAVRAAYLGHAH; from the coding sequence ATGCTCGAAGTGAAGGATCTCGTGGCCGGCTACGGCAAGGTGCAGGTGCTCCACGGCCTCAGCCTCAAGGTGGAAGAGGGCCAGCTCGTCACCCTCATCGGCTCCAACGGCGCCGGCAAGACGACGACGCTGCGCGCGCTCTCCGGCATGATCGCGCCCCAGTCGGGCTCCATCCGCCTCGGTGGGGAGGAGATTGGCGGCCTGCCCTCCTATGGCATCACCCGCAAGGGCATGGCCCATTCGCCGGAAGGCCGCCGCGTGTTCCCGACGCTGTCGGTCACGGACAATCTGCTGCTGGGCGCCTTCCCGCGCCTCACGGGGTCGCGGCCCAGGGGCGACGTGGACAATGACCTCTCGCGCATGTTCGCCCTCTTTCCGCGCCTCCAGGAGCGGCGCGACCAGCTGGCGGGCACGCTCTCGGGCGGCGAGCAGCAGATGCTGGCCATGGCGCGGGCGCTGATGCTCAATCCCCGCGTGCTGCTGCTGGACGAGCCCTCCATGGGCCTCGCCCCGCGCCTGGTGGCGGAGGTGTTTGCCACCATCACGCGGCTGAAGGAGCAGAAGATCACCATGCTGCTGGTGGAGCAGTTCGCCGCCGCCGCGCTGGAGGTAGCCGATTTCGGCTATGTGCTGGAAAATGGCCGCCTCTCCGCCTCCGGCCCGGCGGCCCAGTTGCGCGACGATCCGGCGGTCCGCGCCGCCTATCTCGGCCACGCCCATTGA
- a CDS encoding amino acid ABC transporter substrate-binding protein: MKHALSAAMGAVIATLALAPVAQAQSSDAVLDRIRAKGAISIGYRDASIPFSFVDAQGKPQGYSTDICLEVANTVKTALNLPDLQVKMVPVNLQNRIPLAANGTVDISCESAVNTIARQSQVDFSYPFFISHTRLLVKDKSGIGELKDLAGKVIALPINSVPERLIRSLIEKDKLNVRIVPVKDNAEGFLALSTDRVDAFATDDILLFGLRGKAPNPSDYKVVGAPLSYDYYGFLVQKNSTVFLSLVNATLSRMARDGRLQALYAKWFSPMGVPLSPDLETIFNVIAIPE, encoded by the coding sequence ATGAAACACGCTTTGTCGGCCGCCATGGGCGCGGTCATCGCCACGCTCGCCCTCGCCCCCGTCGCGCAGGCGCAGTCCAGCGATGCAGTGCTCGACCGTATCCGCGCCAAGGGCGCCATCTCCATCGGCTATCGCGACGCCTCCATTCCCTTCTCCTTCGTGGATGCGCAGGGCAAGCCGCAGGGCTATTCCACCGACATCTGCCTGGAAGTGGCCAATACGGTGAAGACGGCGCTCAACCTGCCCGATCTTCAGGTGAAGATGGTGCCGGTCAATTTGCAGAACCGCATTCCGCTGGCGGCCAATGGCACCGTGGACATTTCCTGCGAGTCGGCGGTCAATACCATTGCCCGGCAAAGCCAGGTGGACTTTTCCTATCCCTTCTTCATCTCGCACACCCGCCTTCTGGTGAAGGACAAGTCGGGCATCGGCGAGTTGAAGGACCTGGCCGGCAAGGTCATCGCCTTGCCCATCAATTCCGTGCCGGAGCGCCTGATCCGGTCGCTCATCGAGAAGGACAAGCTCAACGTCCGCATCGTGCCGGTGAAGGACAATGCGGAAGGCTTCCTCGCCCTCTCCACCGATCGCGTGGACGCCTTCGCCACCGACGACATCCTGCTCTTCGGCCTGCGCGGCAAGGCGCCCAATCCTTCCGACTACAAGGTGGTGGGGGCACCCTTATCTTATGATTACTATGGATTCCTGGTGCAGAAGAACAGCACCGTCTTCCTGTCCCTGGTGAATGCCACCCTCTCGCGCATGGCCCGCGACGGCCGGCTCCAGGCGCTCTACGCCAAATGGTTCTCGCCCATGGGGGTTCCGCTCTCGCCGGATCTCGAGACCATTTTCAATGTCATCGCCATCCCGGAATAG
- a CDS encoding enoyl-CoA hydratase-related protein: protein MTDSADVLYEQAGRVVRLTINRPARLNAYRNGTADALRAALARAEADEGVRCVVLTGAGRAFGAGYDLSSIDPTAVPALDDVLETHFNPLVRQMRRSRLPIVAMVNGPCAGAAVGIALAADIVVAGESAYFYQPFAGLALVPDAGNTAFLTALAGRGRAAGMMLLGDRIPAREALAFGLVWRVFTDAALGEETRILAERLAALDPAAASAIKRLVHAACDGLLDAQLDLERDLQGELGRRPQMQAAIAAFFAPKTA, encoded by the coding sequence ATGACCGATAGCGCAGACGTGCTCTATGAGCAGGCAGGCCGCGTGGTGCGCCTGACCATCAACCGGCCGGCCCGCCTCAACGCCTATCGCAACGGCACCGCTGATGCCTTGCGCGCCGCGCTCGCCCGCGCCGAGGCGGACGAAGGAGTGCGCTGCGTGGTGCTGACGGGCGCAGGGAGGGCCTTCGGCGCGGGATATGATCTCAGCTCCATCGATCCCACAGCCGTTCCCGCCCTCGACGACGTGTTGGAGACCCATTTCAATCCGCTGGTACGCCAGATGCGCCGCTCCCGCCTGCCCATCGTGGCCATGGTGAACGGCCCCTGCGCCGGGGCGGCGGTGGGCATCGCGCTGGCGGCCGACATCGTGGTGGCCGGGGAGAGCGCCTATTTCTACCAGCCCTTCGCCGGCCTTGCTTTGGTGCCGGATGCGGGCAACACCGCCTTCCTCACCGCCCTTGCCGGCCGTGGCCGCGCCGCCGGCATGATGCTGCTGGGCGATCGCATCCCGGCGCGCGAGGCCCTCGCCTTCGGGCTCGTCTGGCGGGTGTTCACGGACGCCGCCCTGGGTGAGGAGACCCGCATCCTCGCCGAGCGCCTCGCGGCGCTCGATCCGGCCGCCGCCTCCGCCATCAAGCGCCTGGTGCACGCGGCTTGCGACGGACTGCTGGACGCCCAGCTCGACCTGGAGCGCGATCTTCAGGGGGAGTTGGGACGCCGGCCGCAGATGCAGGCCGCCATCGCTGCCTTCTTCGCGCCCAAGACGGCCTGA
- a CDS encoding GntR family transcriptional regulator, protein MVDLDETERSHEPPALNRTASAIVCDELRNAIMHNRLQGGERLRQDALATQYGVSQMIVREAFRQLTAEGFLKAEPRRGVSVAKLSADEAWEITQLRALLECQALRWSIPNMVRSDFQQCGRTLDKLDAADTVDARILLNARFHELLYAPARKERTLELISNLRLNFERYLRFTWEETHHSEQSQIEHREILQRCEMRDIERACDALRIHILATGDLLVESLGK, encoded by the coding sequence ATGGTCGATCTCGACGAGACAGAAAGAAGTCACGAGCCGCCGGCGCTCAACCGTACGGCCTCCGCCATCGTGTGCGATGAACTGCGCAATGCGATCATGCACAATCGGCTCCAGGGCGGAGAACGGCTCCGGCAGGACGCCCTGGCCACGCAGTATGGCGTCAGCCAAATGATCGTGCGCGAAGCGTTCCGCCAACTCACCGCCGAAGGCTTCCTGAAGGCGGAGCCGCGACGCGGGGTCAGCGTGGCCAAGCTGAGCGCCGACGAAGCCTGGGAAATCACCCAATTGCGCGCCCTCCTGGAATGCCAGGCGCTGCGATGGTCGATCCCGAACATGGTCCGCTCGGACTTTCAGCAGTGCGGACGCACTTTGGACAAGCTCGACGCGGCCGACACCGTCGACGCCAGGATCCTCCTGAATGCCCGGTTTCATGAGCTTCTCTACGCGCCCGCCCGCAAGGAGCGCACCCTCGAGCTCATCAGCAATTTGAGACTGAATTTCGAGAGATACCTGCGCTTCACGTGGGAGGAGACCCATCACTCCGAGCAGTCACAAATCGAGCATCGCGAAATATTGCAGCGCTGCGAGATGAGAGACATTGAACGCGCCTGTGACGCGCTGCGCATCCACATCCTTGCCACGGGCGATCTGCTTGTCGAAAGCCTTGGAAAATGA
- a CDS encoding amino acid ABC transporter permease: MTYSWNWGVLVQDPYLQWLGWGLALTLAISLGALAIALSVGTAVGILRSSERAVLRAATGAYISLFRNIPLLLQMFLWFFVVPELLPEGAGRWLKRDLPYPEIVTAIIALGLFTSSRIAVQVSAGIDAVPRGQRMAAKAAGLSQLQAYRLVLLPQALRIIIPPLTSEILTIFKNSSVALTIGVYELTTQTQQIQSITYQGFEAFTAATILYLAIAMTVTVIMRAIERGVALPGTTSGGLHVRF; the protein is encoded by the coding sequence ATGACCTATTCCTGGAACTGGGGCGTCCTCGTGCAGGACCCCTATCTGCAATGGCTCGGCTGGGGCCTTGCCCTCACGCTCGCCATCTCGCTGGGCGCGCTGGCCATTGCGCTCTCGGTGGGGACGGCGGTCGGCATCCTGCGCAGCTCGGAGCGTGCCGTGCTGCGTGCCGCGACGGGCGCCTATATCAGCCTCTTCCGAAACATCCCCCTGCTGCTTCAGATGTTCCTGTGGTTCTTCGTGGTGCCGGAACTGCTGCCGGAGGGCGCCGGCCGCTGGCTCAAGCGCGATCTTCCCTATCCGGAAATCGTCACCGCCATCATCGCCCTTGGGCTCTTCACCAGTTCACGCATCGCCGTCCAGGTGAGTGCGGGCATCGATGCGGTGCCGCGTGGCCAGCGCATGGCGGCGAAGGCGGCGGGGCTGTCGCAGCTCCAGGCCTATCGGCTGGTGCTGCTGCCGCAGGCGCTGCGCATCATCATTCCCCCTTTGACCTCGGAAATCCTGACCATCTTCAAGAACTCGTCGGTGGCCCTGACCATTGGCGTCTATGAGCTGACCACCCAGACGCAGCAGATCCAAAGCATCACCTATCAGGGTTTCGAGGCCTTCACGGCAGCGACCATCCTCTATCTGGCCATCGCCATGACGGTCACCGTGATCATGCGGGCCATTGAGCGGGGCGTCGCGCTGCCCGGCACCACGTCAGGGGGTCTCCATGTCCGCTTTTGA
- a CDS encoding HAD family hydrolase, whose amino-acid sequence MIRLADFDAVTFDVYGTLIDWEPSIAAFLGRWAGQSGVVASDEELIMAFDRARAEIQKERPAHLYPDVLRRCFDRIALELKLPVDADLREAFAATPHHWPAYSDVPAGLKALQARAKIGALSNIDNSSLASSCAKMNIAFDIVVTAERVGAYKPSPDHFETALADLSAQGIPPARILHVGQSLRADITPANRLGLTCVWINRPDRLLGLSGEGAAEARPDLTVSSLAEMLEAIG is encoded by the coding sequence ATGATCCGCCTCGCCGACTTTGATGCCGTGACCTTCGACGTCTATGGCACCCTTATTGATTGGGAGCCCTCCATCGCTGCGTTTCTCGGCCGCTGGGCCGGGCAGTCCGGTGTCGTCGCCAGCGATGAGGAGCTCATCATGGCGTTTGATCGCGCCCGGGCGGAAATCCAGAAAGAGCGGCCTGCCCATCTCTATCCCGACGTTCTGCGCCGCTGCTTCGACCGCATCGCGCTTGAGCTGAAACTGCCTGTCGACGCGGACCTGCGTGAGGCCTTCGCTGCCACGCCCCATCACTGGCCGGCTTATTCCGACGTCCCGGCGGGCCTGAAGGCGCTGCAGGCGCGCGCGAAGATCGGCGCCCTCTCCAATATCGATAATTCGTCCCTCGCCTCCTCCTGCGCCAAGATGAATATCGCCTTCGACATCGTGGTCACCGCCGAGCGCGTGGGCGCCTACAAGCCGAGCCCGGATCATTTCGAGACCGCGCTCGCCGACCTCTCCGCGCAGGGCATCCCACCCGCGCGCATCCTCCATGTGGGCCAGAGCCTGCGCGCGGACATCACGCCCGCAAACCGCCTCGGCCTCACCTGCGTCTGGATCAACCGGCCCGACCGCCTGCTCGGCCTTTCCGGCGAGGGGGCGGCCGAGGCGCGGCCGGACCTCACCGTCTCAAGCCTTGCGGAAATGCTCGAAGCCATCGGCTGA
- a CDS encoding MFS transporter, giving the protein MSTTLSPRQDLSDALRLERGNVLRLSIAQALAGMNATVVFATGAIVGHMLAPSAALATLPISIFVVGMAFCTLPAGAIAQRHGRRLVFMLGTACGVIAGLIASLAVVKASFWLFCLSTFFAGVYGAVVLSFRFAATDCAAPERRPRALSAVMAGGVFAGILGPQLVTYTMNLSPPYLFAATYIGQAVAAALSALVLIGVKLPLPSAADRTGGRPLGVIIQQPRFILAVTCGVVSYLLMNFLMTAAPLAMRLCGHSQEAANLGLQWHVIAMYGPSFWTGRLISRFGASRVVATGLGLIGLAAVAGLFGIEVGHFWAMLILLGVGWNFGFVGASAMVLDCHLPEEKARVQSFNDFAVFGTMAVGSFLSGGLLSAFGWNALLALALVPLVLAMIALAASQRRLAARG; this is encoded by the coding sequence TTGAGCACCACATTGTCCCCCCGGCAGGACCTGTCGGACGCCTTGCGCCTGGAGCGCGGCAACGTCCTGCGGCTCTCCATCGCCCAAGCTCTCGCGGGCATGAACGCCACCGTCGTCTTCGCCACCGGCGCGATTGTCGGGCACATGCTGGCCCCCAGCGCCGCGCTTGCGACTTTGCCCATTTCCATCTTTGTCGTGGGCATGGCCTTCTGCACCTTGCCTGCGGGCGCCATCGCGCAACGCCATGGTCGCCGGCTGGTGTTCATGCTGGGGACGGCCTGCGGGGTCATTGCCGGGCTGATTGCGTCCCTCGCCGTCGTGAAGGCATCCTTCTGGCTGTTCTGCCTGTCGACCTTCTTTGCTGGCGTCTATGGCGCAGTCGTGCTGAGCTTCCGTTTCGCCGCCACCGACTGCGCGGCCCCCGAGCGACGGCCCCGTGCCCTGTCGGCGGTGATGGCGGGCGGGGTGTTCGCCGGCATATTGGGGCCGCAGCTCGTCACCTATACGATGAACCTGTCGCCGCCTTATCTGTTCGCGGCCACCTATATCGGACAGGCTGTGGCCGCGGCGCTGTCCGCCCTCGTGCTGATCGGGGTCAAGTTGCCCTTGCCCAGTGCCGCGGACCGCACGGGCGGGCGCCCTCTGGGCGTCATCATCCAGCAGCCGCGCTTCATCCTGGCGGTCACCTGCGGCGTGGTCTCCTACCTCCTGATGAATTTCCTCATGACCGCCGCACCGCTCGCCATGCGGCTGTGCGGCCACTCGCAGGAGGCCGCCAATCTCGGCCTGCAATGGCATGTCATCGCCATGTATGGGCCGAGCTTCTGGACCGGCCGTCTGATCAGCCGCTTCGGCGCCTCCCGCGTGGTGGCGACCGGGCTCGGCCTCATCGGCCTTGCCGCTGTGGCTGGACTGTTCGGCATTGAGGTCGGGCACTTCTGGGCGATGCTGATCCTGCTCGGCGTCGGCTGGAATTTCGGCTTCGTGGGCGCCTCCGCCATGGTGCTGGACTGCCACCTGCCGGAAGAGAAGGCCCGCGTTCAATCCTTCAATGATTTCGCCGTGTTTGGCACCATGGCGGTGGGCTCCTTCCTGTCGGGAGGCTTGCTCTCCGCGTTCGGCTGGAACGCGCTTCTGGCGCTGGCCCTGGTGCCGCTGGTCCTGGCCATGATTGCCCTGGCCGCCAGCCAGCGCCGTCTGGCGGCGCGCGGATAG